A stretch of Clostridium formicaceticum DNA encodes these proteins:
- the ureC gene encoding urease subunit alpha: MSLKISGKEYVSMFGPTTGDKIRLADTDLFIEIEKDYTTYGEECKFGGGKSIRDGMGQSPCASAKEGVLDMVITNAVIMDYWGIVKGDIGIKDGKIVSVGKAGNPHMMDGVNQDLVIGAGTEVVAGEGLIVTAGGVDPHVHYISPQQIETALYSGITTMIGGGTGPAVGSFATTCTPGVFNIHRMLEAAEDFPMNLGFFGKGNATFEEPLIEQVKAGVIGFKLHEDWGTTPAAINNCLNIADLYDLQVTIHTDSINEAGFVEDTIEAINGRTIHTYHCEGAGGGHAPDVVRVVSIPNVLPSSTTPTMPYTINTIDEHLDMLMVCHHLDPNVPEDVSFASSRIRAKTIAAEDILHDMGAISMMTSDSQAMGRVGEVIIRTWQTADKMKKQFGRLEEKGDHDNFRAKRYIAKYTINPAIAHGVAGYVGSIEKGKVADLVLWHPAYFGVKPETIIKGGFIVAAKMGDANASIPTPQPVMYKNMFGAYGKAKTTTSITFVSQEALNQGIVQKLNLKKKVLPVQNCRNIGKKDMILNDATPQVEVDTKNYEVRINGKVIDCEPLQEVALAQRYFLF; the protein is encoded by the coding sequence ATGAGTCTTAAAATATCTGGAAAAGAATATGTCAGTATGTTTGGTCCTACCACAGGAGATAAGATTCGTTTGGCAGATACGGATCTTTTTATAGAAATTGAAAAGGATTATACTACTTATGGAGAAGAATGTAAGTTTGGAGGTGGAAAGTCCATTCGAGATGGTATGGGGCAATCCCCCTGTGCATCAGCAAAGGAAGGCGTGCTGGATATGGTGATTACCAATGCTGTGATTATGGATTACTGGGGTATTGTCAAAGGGGACATTGGTATTAAAGATGGAAAGATTGTAAGCGTTGGTAAAGCTGGAAATCCCCATATGATGGATGGGGTTAATCAAGACCTGGTTATTGGTGCAGGAACAGAAGTTGTTGCAGGGGAAGGGCTTATTGTTACAGCCGGTGGCGTTGATCCTCATGTTCACTATATTTCTCCCCAACAAATTGAAACTGCTTTATATAGCGGCATTACTACCATGATTGGAGGAGGAACAGGACCAGCTGTTGGAAGTTTTGCTACTACTTGTACTCCAGGGGTTTTTAATATTCATCGCATGCTAGAAGCTGCAGAAGATTTTCCTATGAATTTAGGTTTTTTTGGAAAAGGAAATGCAACCTTTGAAGAGCCTTTGATTGAACAGGTAAAGGCTGGTGTCATTGGGTTTAAACTTCATGAAGATTGGGGAACAACGCCAGCTGCCATCAATAATTGCTTAAATATTGCTGATTTGTATGACCTACAGGTAACGATTCATACAGATTCCATTAATGAAGCTGGATTCGTAGAAGATACCATTGAGGCTATTAATGGCAGGACAATTCATACTTATCACTGTGAAGGGGCTGGGGGAGGTCATGCACCTGATGTTGTAAGAGTCGTCTCTATTCCAAATGTTTTACCTTCTTCAACAACGCCAACCATGCCCTATACAATAAACACCATAGATGAGCATTTAGATATGTTAATGGTATGCCACCATCTGGACCCTAATGTACCAGAAGATGTGTCCTTTGCCAGTTCAAGAATTCGAGCGAAAACCATCGCAGCGGAGGATATTTTACACGATATGGGAGCCATTAGTATGATGACATCGGATTCTCAGGCAATGGGTCGGGTAGGAGAAGTGATTATTCGAACCTGGCAGACCGCCGATAAGATGAAAAAACAATTTGGTCGACTAGAAGAAAAAGGAGATCATGATAATTTTAGAGCCAAACGATATATTGCTAAATATACCATTAATCCTGCTATTGCCCATGGTGTGGCTGGATATGTAGGATCTATTGAAAAAGGAAAAGTGGCGGACTTGGTTCTTTGGCATCCAGCTTACTTTGGTGTAAAGCCTGAAACCATTATAAAGGGTGGGTTTATTGTGGCAGCGAAAATGGGAGATGCCAATGCCTCCATCCCTACACCACAGCCTGTTATGTATAAAAATATGTTTGGGGCTTATGGAAAGGCAAAAACAACCACCAGCATTACCTTTGTTTCTCAAGAAGCTTTAAATCAAGGAATTGTACAAAAATTAAATTTAAAGAAAAAAGTTCTTCCTGTTCAGAACTGTAGAAATATTGGCAAAAAAGATATGATCTTAAATGATGCTACCCCACAGGTTGAAGTGGATACTAAAAATTATGAAGTAAGAATTAATGGCAAGGTCATTGATTGTGAACCATTACAAGAAGTAGCGCTTGCCCAAAGATATTTTTTATTTTAA
- a CDS encoding ADP-ribosylglycohydrolase family protein translates to MGMENKIIHALLWMVYGDALGFLNENIEVKTEKLESFLYRYNENLAMEKQKGQYSYITELILIMIKSFMDQDTDLKVAVDYRRFYEELKLWQYYRHGNPGNLIGKLQDGKNYYESQFYWQDKRGHGILRVFPILLANKNYAAAEEEAYRSIIYLNRHPQVILTGLLLIRTGYILLTKGFMEKEDLVQELKNYLIHLQFQQLNENIRTKLSANYKIQFEKEKIAYILDLDRFLHRAIEGCPWDSKVVFLKGLQNAYHLQEGTKIDFKGLPQDECKEAIAIAYGLWGINRPQQEEKLLKDQQFIEDMGKYLYKLRNFEVKRKSYDNKEKRIDLFQQKKDDIIRHPLLNLVKIKERSETLHYIKLLVETKSGTYTFIKEKTRQ, encoded by the coding sequence TTGGGAATGGAAAACAAAATAATACATGCTCTTTTGTGGATGGTTTATGGTGATGCTTTAGGCTTTCTTAATGAAAACATAGAAGTCAAAACAGAGAAGTTGGAAAGCTTCTTATATAGATACAATGAAAATCTAGCTATGGAAAAACAAAAGGGACAGTACAGTTACATTACTGAACTGATCTTAATCATGATAAAGTCTTTCATGGACCAAGATACGGATCTAAAAGTTGCGGTAGATTACCGTCGTTTTTATGAGGAGCTAAAACTATGGCAATATTACCGCCACGGAAATCCTGGTAATCTTATTGGAAAGCTACAAGATGGTAAAAACTATTATGAAAGTCAGTTTTACTGGCAAGACAAAAGGGGCCATGGTATTCTTCGTGTTTTTCCAATTTTGTTGGCAAATAAGAACTACGCTGCTGCTGAGGAGGAGGCCTATAGAAGCATTATTTATTTAAATAGGCATCCACAAGTGATTCTAACGGGTTTACTATTGATCAGGACAGGCTATATACTTTTAACAAAGGGTTTTATGGAGAAAGAAGACCTGGTGCAAGAACTGAAAAATTATTTAATTCATCTGCAATTTCAGCAATTAAATGAAAATATTAGAACAAAGTTGTCTGCAAACTACAAGATACAGTTTGAAAAAGAAAAAATAGCGTATATCTTAGACTTAGATCGGTTTTTACATAGGGCTATAGAAGGTTGTCCTTGGGATAGTAAAGTTGTTTTTTTAAAGGGCCTACAAAACGCATATCATCTTCAAGAAGGGACAAAAATAGATTTTAAAGGATTGCCACAAGATGAGTGCAAAGAGGCAATAGCTATTGCCTATGGGCTTTGGGGAATCAATAGGCCACAGCAGGAGGAAAAATTACTGAAAGACCAGCAGTTTATTGAGGATATGGGGAAGTACTTATATAAGTTAAGAAATTTTGAAGTAAAAAGAAAGTCTTATGACAATAAAGAAAAAAGGATAGACTTGTTTCAGCAGAAAAAAGATGACATCATAAGACATCCTCTATTAAACCTTGTGAAAATTAAAGAAAGATCGGAAACTCTCCACTATATCAAGTTATTGGTTGAAACAAAGTCAGGGACTTATACTTTTATTAAAGAAAAAACAAGGCAGTGA
- the argS gene encoding arginine--tRNA ligase, translating into MFDFKQEVAEILKQHVPDLEVEEIASMLEVPPNPNMGDYAFPCFKLAKTFRKAPPLIAEEIVGAVKINDYFEKVQQAGGYVNFFIHKAFFIKETIKEVLDQKELYGSSDLGKGKNVIVEFSSPNIAKPFHIGHIRSTVIGNSINRIYKFLGFNTIAINHLGDYGTQFGKLIVAFKRWGNEEEVKESPIPTLLKLYVQFHDEAEKDPNLEEEGRMWFKKLEDGDEEALKLWQWFREVSLEEFNRVYKMLDVSFDSLAGESFYSDKMPRVLQMMEDKGVLEKSQGADIVNLEAHGLPPALIRKKDGSTLYITRDLTAAIYRKETYDFYKNIYVVASQQNLHFEQWIKILEVMGFQWAEDCIHVPFGLVRLEEGTIATRKGRVVFLEDVLKKAIEKTREIIIEKNPNIENLDQVVEAVGVGAIVFQELSNNRIKDYTFSWEKVLNFEGETGPYVQYTHARASSVLRRANTQVDGEVNTTLLTDDITMEVMKKIQQFPDVVQDAQRKNEPSIITRHIIDLAQAFNRFYHDHPVLVEDEELKKARLAIVFTARQVIATGLNLLGIKAPEKM; encoded by the coding sequence ATGTTTGATTTTAAACAAGAAGTAGCTGAGATATTAAAGCAGCATGTACCAGATTTAGAAGTAGAAGAAATTGCTTCCATGCTGGAAGTACCACCAAATCCAAATATGGGGGATTATGCTTTTCCTTGCTTTAAGCTGGCAAAAACCTTTAGAAAAGCCCCACCATTAATTGCCGAGGAAATTGTTGGTGCTGTTAAAATAAATGATTATTTTGAAAAGGTACAACAGGCAGGAGGATATGTAAATTTCTTTATACATAAAGCTTTTTTTATCAAGGAAACCATCAAAGAAGTATTGGATCAAAAAGAACTTTATGGCAGCAGTGATTTAGGCAAAGGAAAAAATGTCATCGTTGAGTTTTCTTCTCCTAATATTGCAAAGCCTTTTCATATCGGACATATTCGTAGTACTGTGATCGGTAATTCTATCAATAGAATCTATAAGTTTTTAGGCTTTAATACCATTGCTATTAATCACTTGGGAGACTATGGAACACAGTTTGGAAAATTGATTGTGGCCTTTAAAAGATGGGGCAATGAAGAAGAAGTAAAGGAAAGTCCTATACCAACTTTGCTTAAATTGTATGTTCAATTTCATGATGAAGCAGAGAAGGACCCTAATTTAGAAGAAGAAGGAAGAATGTGGTTTAAGAAGCTAGAAGATGGGGATGAAGAAGCACTAAAGCTATGGCAGTGGTTTAGAGAGGTAAGCTTAGAAGAGTTTAATCGCGTGTATAAAATGCTGGACGTTTCCTTCGACTCCTTAGCAGGAGAAAGCTTTTATTCCGATAAAATGCCCAGGGTCTTACAAATGATGGAGGACAAAGGTGTGCTAGAAAAGTCACAGGGGGCAGATATTGTAAACCTAGAAGCCCATGGTTTACCTCCTGCATTGATCAGAAAAAAGGATGGTTCCACCCTCTATATCACCCGAGACCTTACAGCTGCCATCTATAGAAAAGAAACCTATGACTTTTATAAAAACATCTATGTTGTAGCTTCTCAACAAAACCTACACTTTGAGCAATGGATAAAAATCCTTGAAGTGATGGGATTCCAGTGGGCTGAAGATTGTATCCATGTTCCCTTTGGTTTGGTTAGGTTAGAGGAAGGAACTATTGCCACAAGAAAGGGAAGAGTGGTATTTTTAGAGGATGTGCTGAAAAAGGCAATAGAAAAAACTAGAGAAATCATTATAGAAAAAAATCCAAATATCGAAAACCTAGATCAAGTAGTAGAAGCGGTAGGGGTAGGAGCTATCGTATTCCAAGAGTTATCTAACAATCGAATCAAGGACTACACTTTTTCATGGGAAAAAGTATTGAACTTCGAAGGAGAAACCGGACCCTATGTTCAATATACTCATGCCAGGGCCAGCAGTGTTTTGAGAAGAGCCAATACACAAGTAGATGGGGAAGTAAATACAACACTATTAACGGATGATATCACCATGGAAGTGATGAAAAAGATACAGCAATTCCCTGATGTTGTTCAAGATGCTCAAAGAAAAAATGAACCTTCCATTATTACAAGACATATTATTGATTTAGCTCAAGCATTTAATCGATTTTATCATGATCATCCTGTATTAGTAGAGGATGAAGAATTAAAAAAGGCACGATTAGCCATTGTATTTACTGCTAGACAAGTAATCGCGACAGGTTTAAATCTATTGGGAATCAAGGCACCGGAAAAAATGTAA
- a CDS encoding zinc dependent phospholipase C family protein, giving the protein MLPQSHVIIAKHLHKSIKEKFNVSLDRGSLIYGSVKPDIPFHLKGLRHFKPQSFDYICREIQQLSQYTLHHNKQHIKLLSTEIGIVTHFISDYFCVPHNDRKTYKNHFLEHLAYENNLHQQYKTYSKKIEVSNSFFNIDNTTTDSIQSLIDRLHEIYTLKKESYLNDLESSLQASTAVAFYIIYHNKINGKNTRAA; this is encoded by the coding sequence TTGTTACCTCAAAGTCATGTTATTATTGCGAAACACCTTCATAAAAGCATCAAGGAGAAGTTCAATGTATCTTTGGATAGGGGCAGCTTGATTTATGGTAGTGTTAAACCAGATATCCCCTTCCACTTAAAAGGATTACGTCACTTTAAGCCTCAATCCTTTGATTATATTTGTAGGGAAATACAACAATTGTCTCAGTATACATTGCATCATAACAAGCAGCATATCAAATTACTATCCACTGAAATAGGTATTGTTACACATTTCATTTCCGACTATTTTTGCGTACCTCATAACGACAGAAAAACCTACAAAAATCATTTTCTTGAGCACCTTGCTTACGAAAATAACCTGCACCAACAGTATAAAACCTATAGTAAGAAAATAGAGGTTTCTAATTCTTTTTTTAATATAGATAATACCACTACTGACTCCATACAATCCCTTATAGACCGTCTACATGAAATCTATACACTAAAAAAAGAAAGCTATCTCAACGACCTAGAAAGCTCTCTTCAAGCATCTACTGCTGTGGCTTTCTATATCATTTATCATAATAAAATCAATGGTAAAAACACTAGAGCTGCTTAA
- a CDS encoding B12-binding domain-containing radical SAM protein, protein MKVLLAAVNAKYIHTNLAVRYLKKTTEDLVDCVEIVEFTINHSQHYILNEIYKMQPDIVCFSCYIWNIEMIHQISRLLKKVMPQVMIIVGGPEVSFETAKIMEENDAIDIAVIGEGEKTFRQLMVAMQENQDYSEILSIAFRARGQVFINEVDALPLCMEEVPFAYHEEALDPDKIVYYESSRGCPFNCQYCLSSSFAGVRFRPIEIVKKELKFFIDQEVKQVKFVDRTFNAKKSYAMEIMQYIIEHNKGKTNFHFEVTADLMEEDMLAFLHKIPVGLFQFEIGVQSTNPETLEAIQRKMNFPRLREVVKVVSRGKNIHQHLDLIVGLPQEDYFSFRKSFDDVFSLRPEKLQVGFLKLLKGSGLRRDAAQYGYIYDDQPPYEVLENDSISYGEIMNLKGIEEMVETYWNTRMFSAAIEAIVSSFYTSSFRFFEDLWRYWEVRGYHHQAHSRNKLYEILIDFYDDQGFVNIEVFKDLLKFDYIKHNKTSTIPKFFPMIEETGFKDSCHKFLQQAENLQRYLPQYIDLPAKQIVKKVHFQQFDYNVMRLEENPEELKHMTKERVVLLFDYDIDNKAIDHCRYFLLDTIET, encoded by the coding sequence ATGAAGGTATTATTAGCAGCAGTAAATGCCAAGTACATACACACCAATCTAGCTGTTAGGTACTTGAAAAAAACTACAGAGGATTTGGTGGATTGTGTAGAGATCGTTGAGTTCACGATCAACCATAGTCAACATTACATATTGAATGAAATCTATAAAATGCAGCCAGATATTGTTTGTTTTTCCTGCTACATTTGGAATATAGAAATGATTCACCAGATAAGCAGATTACTAAAAAAAGTTATGCCGCAGGTTATGATTATTGTAGGAGGCCCAGAGGTTTCCTTTGAGACGGCAAAAATCATGGAGGAAAATGATGCTATAGATATCGCTGTAATTGGGGAGGGGGAAAAAACCTTCAGACAGTTGATGGTGGCGATGCAGGAGAACCAAGACTATTCAGAGATTTTATCCATAGCCTTTAGAGCAAGGGGACAGGTCTTCATAAATGAGGTAGATGCATTGCCTCTATGTATGGAAGAAGTTCCCTTTGCTTATCATGAAGAGGCCTTAGATCCAGATAAAATTGTATATTATGAAAGTTCACGGGGTTGTCCTTTTAATTGTCAGTATTGTTTATCATCATCCTTTGCAGGAGTAAGGTTTAGGCCTATTGAAATCGTCAAAAAGGAGCTGAAGTTTTTTATCGATCAAGAAGTAAAGCAAGTAAAGTTTGTAGATCGAACCTTCAATGCGAAAAAAAGCTATGCGATGGAAATTATGCAGTATATTATTGAGCATAACAAAGGAAAAACTAATTTTCATTTTGAAGTAACTGCTGATTTGATGGAAGAGGATATGCTAGCCTTTCTGCATAAGATTCCTGTGGGACTGTTTCAGTTTGAGATAGGGGTTCAGTCCACCAATCCAGAAACCTTAGAAGCTATTCAAAGAAAAATGAACTTTCCAAGACTAAGGGAAGTTGTGAAGGTAGTATCTCGTGGAAAAAATATTCATCAGCATCTAGATCTGATTGTAGGTTTGCCGCAGGAGGACTACTTTAGTTTTAGAAAGTCCTTTGATGATGTCTTTTCCTTAAGGCCTGAAAAATTACAGGTGGGTTTTTTAAAGTTATTAAAGGGTTCTGGGCTTAGAAGAGATGCTGCCCAATATGGCTATATTTATGATGATCAACCTCCTTATGAGGTGTTGGAAAATGATAGTATATCCTATGGAGAGATTATGAACTTAAAGGGTATAGAAGAAATGGTAGAAACCTATTGGAATACGAGAATGTTTTCTGCTGCTATTGAAGCAATCGTCAGTAGTTTTTATACCAGTTCCTTTAGATTTTTTGAAGATTTATGGAGGTATTGGGAGGTCAGAGGTTATCATCATCAAGCCCATAGTAGGAACAAACTCTATGAAATTTTAATAGATTTTTATGACGATCAAGGTTTTGTAAATATAGAGGTTTTTAAAGACTTATTGAAATTTGATTATATCAAGCATAACAAAACTTCTACCATACCAAAGTTTTTTCCTATGATAGAGGAGACAGGTTTTAAAGACAGCTGTCATAAGTTTTTACAGCAAGCAGAAAACCTACAGAGATATTTACCTCAATATATTGATTTACCAGCAAAACAGATCGTTAAAAAAGTGCATTTTCAACAATTTGATTATAATGTGATGAGATTAGAAGAAAATCCAGAAGAACTAAAGCATATGACAAAAGAAAGGGTAGTTTTGCTATTTGATTATGACATAGATAACAAGGCAATAGATCACTGTAGATATTTTCTTCTAGATACTATTGAAACTTAA